Proteins co-encoded in one Coregonus clupeaformis isolate EN_2021a chromosome 17, ASM2061545v1, whole genome shotgun sequence genomic window:
- the LOC121542930 gene encoding voltage-dependent calcium channel gamma-4 subunit-like: MESKDRNSAAGMVCEKGIQILLTTVGAFAAFCLMTVSIGTDYWLYSRASICNSTRNHSDDPHNKDKKDPGALTHSGLWRICCLEGVKRGVCSQINHFPEDADFDHDGPEYVLRMVRASNIFPILSAILLLMGGVCIGLSRFYKHKRNIVLGAGILFVAAGLSNIIGVIVYISAALGDISPKKDEDKKWQYSYGWSFYFGGLSFIMAEMVGVLAVNIYIEKNKELRCRSRTDIFKGTTHAMLRLPSYRFRRRSRSSSRSTDPSRSRDPSPVGGGGGKNFGLPPSAMLSQGPMSVSTLPNPHSRSHTTLAGGDISLYTLSRDPKLAGLPPMYGTVDRATLYQLHNCFPKDGGGGGGGGGGGVMMSGTLPSLKSHNPSLSQNSSNSNAPMGNSVGSGPPPFSSSTVERERGMGTLDRLKGDRESNSNTLNRKTTPV; the protein is encoded by the exons ATGGAGTCGAAGGATAGAAACTCGGCGGCAG GGATGGTTTGTGAGAAGGGGATCCAGATCCTCCTCACCACCGTGGGGGCCTTTGCAGCCTTCTGCCTGATGACGGTTTCTATAGGGACGGACTATTGGCTGTACTCCCGTGCCTCCATCTGCAACAGCACCCGCAACCACTCGGACGACCCTCACAACAAGGACAAGAAGGACCCCGGAGCCCTCACCCACTCTGGCCTCTGGAGGATCTGCTGCCTGGAAG gggtgAAGAGGGGAGTATGTTCTCAGATCAACCACTTCCCTGAGGATGCTGACTTTGACCATGACGGGCCTGAGTATGTTCTAC gtatggtCAGGGCTTCCAACATCTTCCCTATCCTCAGTGCTATCCTGCTGTTGATGGGAGGGGTGTGTATCGGTCTCAGTCGTTTCTATAAGCACAAGAGGAACATCGTCCTGGGAGCAGGCATTCTCTTTGTGGCTGCAG GTCTGAGCAACATCATCGGTGTGATCGTGTACATCTCTGCAGCGCTGGGAGACATCTCCCCTAAGAAGGACGAGGACAAGAAGTGGCAGTACAGTTACGGCTGGTCCTTCTACTTCGGAGGCCTGTCCTTCATCAtggctgagatggtgggtgttctGGCCGTCAACATCTACATAGAAAAGAACAAGGAGCTTCGCTGCCGCTCGCGCACTGACATCTTCAAGGGGACCACGCACGCCATGCTCCGCCTACCCAGCTACCGCTTCCGCCGTCGCTCCCGCTCTTCATCCCGCTCCACCGACCCCTCACGCTCCCGAGACCCCTCGCCggtggggggaggtggggggaagAACTTTGGTCTGCCCCCCTCGGCCATGCTCTCCCAGGGGCCCATGTCTGTGTCCACGCTGCCCAACCCTCACTCTCGCTCCCACACCACCCTGGCGGGGGGCGACATCTCCCTCTACACGCTGTCCCGCGACCCCAAGCTGGCTGGCCTGCCCCCCATGTACGGCACCGTGGACCGCGCCACCCTCTACCAGCTCCACAACTGCTTCCCCAAGgacgggggaggagggggaggagggggtggagggggagtgATGATGAGCGGTACGCTACCCTCTCTGAAATCCCACAACCCCTCACTGTCCCAGAATTCCTCCAACTCCAACGCGCCCATGGGCAACTCGGTGGGCTCGGGGCCCCCACCCTTCTCCTCGTCCACGGtggagagagaacgagggatGGGAACGCTGGACAGGCtgaagggagatagagagagcaacTCCAATACACTCAACAGGAAGACAACACCcgtgtag